ATGAAAAACACAAGACGGCCGCAACGGTCGTTCGGCCAGGGCCAGCGGCCCGCCAAATCGCAGCCGGCCGACAACGGCCGCAGATCGGACAACGATCAGGAACTTTGGCAGCGGCGCCGCCAGCACTATCTGACCCTCGCGGAAAGCACCGGCGCCGGCGACCGCGTCGACCGCGAGAACGCCTGGCAGCACGCCGAGCATTTTCACCGCCTGATCGCCGCCGCGGCGGCCTCGCGCCGCGACGCGAATGTCCCCGCGGCCGTCACGCCCAATCCTTAACCCGGCCGGCGCCATACTCGCCAGGCGCCGTGCTTTGCGCCGCGGCCGCAAGGAACAAGATGACCAGTGAAGCGTCCACCCAGTCCACCAAGCCGCCGACCGACAGCGGCGGGTCTCTCTCGCGCAGCGAGCGGGTGACGCTGGACGAACTCGTCGAAGTGCTGTCCGCCCGTCCCGGCGGATTGCGGCGCTGGTCGGTGATGCGCGCGATCCGCGCCAGCCGCACCCGGCGTGGGCGCGACATTCCGCAGAAGTTCGAAGACGAAGTGGAGCGGGCCTTCCGCCGCCATTGCGCCGACAGCGCCGAGATGCGTTCGGCGCCGCCGGGCCGCGTGCTTTTCTACCGGCCCAAGGAAACCGCCGGCGAGGTGTGGGCGGTCCTTCCGGCGCCACGGGACTGTCCCAAGCCGTCGGAATAACGGCGCGGCGGACGGCCTAATCGCAATGCAGCGGAGGATCGCCCCCCGCTCTCGCGCGACGATGACGTACTTCCCGAAACGGGAGTGCGTCTGTTGATTTCGAGAAGACCTTACGTCTCGGAGATTCCGAGCTGCGAAGGGCTCGGGCGACACAAGCCGTGGCATCCCTCTATTTGCGCGCGAGGGCTTCGCGAACGGATTCGATCAGCGTCTGGCCATCGAACGGCTTTGCCAGGAACGCGACCGCGCCGGCGGCAAGCGCGCGC
Above is a window of Rhizomicrobium sp. DNA encoding:
- a CDS encoding DUF4167 domain-containing protein; translation: MKNTRRPQRSFGQGQRPAKSQPADNGRRSDNDQELWQRRRQHYLTLAESTGAGDRVDRENAWQHAEHFHRLIAAAAASRRDANVPAAVTPNP